TCGGGCGACACCGGCAGCGCGGCCGAATATGCGATGCGCGGCAAGGCCGGCATCCAGGTCTTCATGCTCAGCCCGAACGGCCGCATGAGCCCGTTCCAGCAGGCGCAGATGTTCAGCCTGCAAGAGGCCAATATCCACAACCTGGCGCTACAGGGCGTGTTCGACGATTGCCAGGACATCGTGAAGGCGGTGTCCAACGATCTGGACTTCAAGCGTCGGCACCGGATCGGGACGGTCAATTCGATCAACTGGGCGCGTCTGCTGGCGCAGGTCGTCTATTACTTCGCGGCTTATTTCCAGGCCACCCGCACCGACAGCGAGCGGGTGAGCTTCACCGTGCCGTCGGGCAACTTCGGCAATGTGTGCGCCGGCCATGTGGCCCGCATGATGGGCCTGCCGATCGAACGCCTGGTCGTCGCGACCAATGAGAACGACGTGCTGGACGAGTTCTTCCGCACCGGGGTCTACCGTCCGCGCGGTGCGGCGCAGACGCTGGAGACCTCCAGCCCGTCGATGGACATTTCCAAGGCCAGCAACTTCGAGCGCTTCGTCTTCGATCTGCTGGACCGGGATGCGGATCGGGTGCGCCAGCTGTTCGGCGAGCAACTCGCGACGCAGGGCTATTTCGAAATCACCGCCGAGGAACGTGCGCGCATGTCCGCGCGCTTTGGTTTCGTGTCCGGTCGCAGCAGCCATGCGGACCGTTTGGCGACGATCCGCCTGTGCCACCAGCGATACGGTCAGGTCATCGACACCCACACCGCCGACGGCCTGAAGGTCGCGCTGGAGCAGCGCCAGGCGGGCACGCCGATGCTGGTGCTGGAGACGGCCTTGCCGGCCAAGTTTGCCGCCACCATCGAAGAGGCGCTGGGCCTGGTGCCTCCGCGCCCGGCCGCGCTGGCCGATCTGGAATCACGGCCGAAGCGGGTGCAGGTGATGCCGGTGTCGGTCGATCTCGTGAAGCAGTTCATCGTTGACCATGTCTGATCTGAAATCTGATCTGAAATCCGATTCGGCGGGGGCCTCGGCCTCGGTGTCCTCGTCTGCGGCGGCAGCGCCTGTCCGGGCGCCGATGCTGTCGATGGACGACGCCTTGCAGCGGCTGCTGGCGCAGGTGCAGCCGTCGGGGCGCACCGAATCCGTGGTCACCGCCCTGGCGCTGGGTCGGGTGTTGGCGGAGGACGTGCTGTCGCCGCTGGATGTGCCGCCGCGTGACAACAGCGCCATGGATGGCTATGCGATGCGTGTGGCCGATGTGGTCGGCGCGGGTACGGTGCTGCCGGTGTCACAGCGCGTGGCGGCGGGCGCGATGCCGCAACCGCTGCAGCCGGGCACGGCGGCGCGGATCTTCACAGGCGCATTCGTGCCCGAGGGGGCGGATGCGGTACTGATGCAGGAACAGTGCGAGGCGCTGAAGGATCCTGCGGGAGGCCTGGGACAGGTCCGCATTCAGGGCGCCGTGTCAGCGGGTCTGGCGATTCGGCGTCGCGGCGAGGATGTGCGGCTCGGGGAGCGGGTGCTGAGTGCCGGTGCGCGGCTGCATGCCGCAGCGCTCGGGCTGGCGGCCACCGCCGGCCGCGCCGAACTCACCGTGGCCGTGCGGCCCAAAGTGGCGCTGTTCTCCACCGGTGATGAGTTGGCGCTGCCTGGGCAGCCGCTGGGGCATGCGCAGATCTACAACTCCAATCGCACGACCTTGCATGCGTTGCTGCTGTCGCTGGGATGCGAGGTGCGGGATCTGGGCATCGTGCCCGATTCACTGGAGGCCACGCGCGCGGCCCTGCGCGATGCGGCGGGTGACGCCGACCTGATCCTCAGCTCCGGCGGCGTGTCCGTTGGCGAGGAAGACCACCTCAAGCCCGCGCTCGAGCGGGAAGGGCGGCTCGATCTCTGGCAGATCGCCATCAAGCCCGGCAAGCCGCTCGCCTTCGGTGAAGTCACCTCCACTGGCCGGCGCACCTGGTACATGGGGCTGCCGGGAAATCCGGTCTCCAGCTTCATCACCTTCTTGCTGTTCGTGCGGCCCGTGCTGCTGCGGATGCAAGGGGCGACTCAGCTCGCGCCCCGGGGCTATCTGCTGCCGGCAGAGTTCGCCTGGACCAAGGCCGACAAACGGCGGGAGTTCCTTCGGGTGCGGGTCTCTGAGCAAGGTGGGTTGCAGCTGTTCTCGAATCAGAGCTCAGGAGTCATGAGCTCGGCCGCCTGGGCCGATGGGGTGGTCGATCTCGCGCCCGGGACGGTGGTCCAGCCCGGGCAGGTGGTGCGGTTCCTGCCCTTCAACGAACTGTTCTGACGCCTTCCACGGCTTTTTTATGTCCATCACCGTTCGTTATTTCGCCTCGCTGCGGGAGGCGCTGGGGGCGCAGGAAATCCTCGCCCATCAGGATGGGGTCACCCTTGGGGAACTCCGCGATCAACTGATCGCCTCCAGCGACGCCCACGCCGCCGTCCTGGCCCGGGGCAAGGCCGTGCGGTGCGCGCTGAATCAGAAGATGAGCTCGGAAACCGTCTCCATCCCCGATGGGGCGGAGGTGGCGTTCTTTCCGCCCGTGACGGGGGGGTGATGGGGCTCTGTTTTTTGCTTGCTCGGCGAGCTTTCTCACCGCCGTGAGAGCCCGCCGGGGTTTCGGCCCGGCAGCCGAGTCCCTTTCTGGCGCCCCAGAAAGGAACCAAAGAACGCCTCCCTCCCGGCGAGCTTGCTCGCTGTCATCCCCCCGTCGCTCGTCACTCCGCTCCGAGACTCCTCCAGCCCTGCTACTAGAACCCCCACCGCTCACTGACGCTACCCACTCCTCGCTGCGAACGCTTGCCCGCTGGCGCGGGACGCGCCAACCATTCAACGCAGTCCTCCCACCGTCACCGACACTCGCCCTAAGCGGGGCTCGTCCGCGGTACATCCACGCTCGTGCCTTCCTCCCCGCTGTGAACGCTTGCCCGCTTGCGCGGGACGCGCCAACCGTTCAACGCAGTCCTCCCACCGTCACCGACACTCGCGCTAGACGGGGCTCGTTCGCGGTACATCCCCGCTCGTGCCTTCCACCTCGCTGCGAACGCTTGCCCGCTTTCGCGGGACGCGCCAACCATTCAACGCAGTCCTTCCACCGTCACCGACACTCGCCCTAGGCGGGGCTCGTTCGCGGTACATCCACGCTCGTGCCTTCCTCCTCGCTGCGAACGCTTGCCCGCTTTCGCGGGACGCGCCAACCGTTCAACGCAGTCCTCCCACCGTCACCGACACTCGCGCTAGACGGGGCTCGTCCGCGGTACATCCACGCCATCGCCATCGCCATCGCCATCGCCATCGCCGGCGCGCCGGTTAAAGATTCGCGAGACTTGGTGACGATCGGCTCTCGTACCGCCTCGGACTCCGGGGTCCTCACCACCCATGGCATGGCATCGCAGGACAGAACGTGACGGCGGTGCATGCCGTCGCCGAAAGCTGCATCAGTCGGGCGGCATATGACGCGAGCAAATCCAGTCGGTCGGGATGCGTGAAAGACGAGCCCCGCTTAGGGCGAGTGTCGGTGGGGGTGGAAGGATTGCGTTGAACGGTTGGCGCGTCCCGCGAAAGCGGGCAAGCGTTCGCAGCGAGGAGTGGGTAGTGTCAGCGAGTGGTGGGGGTTCTAGTAGCAGGGCTGGAGGAGTCTCGGAGCGGAGAGACGAGCGACGGGGGGATGACAGCGAGCAAGCTCGCCGGGAGGGAGGCGTTCTTTGGTTCCTTTCTGGGGCGCCAGAAAGGGACTCGGCTGCCGGGCCGAAACCCCGGCGGGCTCTCACGCGGTGAGAAAGCCCACCGAGGAAGCCATCAACAAAAAACCAGGCATCAACGCCGAGCCCCCAAAACCCGAGCCCCCAAAACCCGAGCCGCCACCACTTCCCCCTGGGTGAAGGCTTCTTCAAACACCGAGTACCCCGCCAGATCGGCGTGCGCGAACTGCAACCGCCCGTGGTCTCGTGTCCGCAGCGCTTCGAGCGGCACCGACCCTCGGAGGCCGGGATGCGGGATGCTCATCGCATGCCCATACCGCATGAGGTCGACCCGCTGAACCCGTTCCGGCAGATCCGCATGCAGGGGCGCGAGGTCTGCCAGCACCTGGGCGGCCCAGCCCCGCCAGTCCTGCGTCAACAGCGCCGACCGTTGATCCAAGCGGAGTGCGCGATAGGCGGTGAGCACCATCGGCCCTCGACTGGGATCGAGCGTCTGCTGATTGGCATTGACATAGCCGAGCGCCTCCCCGCCGAAGACGACGTTGTCCCAGGACAGCGGCGCCCCCACGCGCTCCAGGGGCGGCGCATCCAGCAGCAGATTGGCGACCAGCCAAGGCGCATACCGTATCAGCCGAGCGGCCTCAGTGAGCGCGGCGGGCGGTTGCTCGGGCAACCGAGCCGCGATGAACAGGGGCATGGCCATCACCACCTGCGGCGCTTCCCACCGTTCAGCCGCCTGGGTCTGCTCGTTCCAGGCCATGACCTGCACCGAGTGCCGCTCCTCGCGCACCCGGAGCACGGTGCGCCCTCCGTGGAAGGAATCCGCCAAGGGCGCGGCCAAGCGCTCCGAAAGCCATCCGTTGCCTTGCGGCCAGGTCAGCACCGATTCCCGCTCCTCCAGGCTCATGAACCCGTGGCGACTGCCGAAGTAGTGCAGTCCCGCCCAAGCGGACACCTGGGTCGCATCGGCGCCGTAGTCGTCGCGACAGCAGTAGTCGAGGTACCACCGCAGCGGCGGCGCGTTCAGTCCCTGGCTGTCCAGCCAGACCGAGAAGGTCTGTGCATCCAGCGCCTGGTGGGCCGCCGACCACCCGTGATGGGTGCTGGGCATCGCAAAGCCGACCTCATGCCGAGCCTGCTCCACCAACGCGGCAAACCGGCGGTACTGGTCCTGCGTCTGGGCCGATTCGGCCGGCGGCAGCAGTCCATCCACCCAGTGGTCTTTCCACCAGAGCCGCTCATGCGGGCTGTGGCAGAGCCACCGTTCGTCGTAGACCCAGCGCCCCAACTCATGCCGCGCCAGCCCCAGATCCTCCAGCAAGGCCCGTACTTCCGTCGCCTCGGGGCCGGGCGTCGGCAGATAGTGCGCCCCCAACGGACACCGCAGCCCTTGGGCCTGATCGGCGCCATTCGTGATCCGATGGCCTCGGCTGTTGCCGCCCGGACGATCCTCCAGATCCAGCAGCGCCACGTCCACGCCCTGAAGCCGCAGCCGCCTCGCGCAGGCCAGCCCGGCGATCCCGGCGCCCAGCACCAGCACCTGCGCACGGCGCGGCGTGCCGGTGACGGCGCTCCACGCCGGCGGCGCCGCCCGCAGCCGGTGACCTCGCGCAGCATCGGCCCCCACCCAGCCCCCCGGCAGCTCGGCCAGCCGGTCCGCCAGCCGCTGCGCCACCGGACGCGCTTCGCCCTCGCACGCGGACAGCAAGGGCAGCAGGCCCAGCGCCAAGCAATCCCGGCGGTTCATGCCCCGCATCGTCGACCTGGGCCCGCTCAATGCAACTTGCCCCATTCGCGTTCGAATTCATGGACCAGCGACTGGTTGGACAGCCGGTTCACCTCCAGCCCCTCGGGCCGGGCCATGTCGGGCGGGAAACTCATCAGGGCCGGAAAACCGTCCAGGCTGATGAAGCGCAGCCCGGCGGGGAGGGCGCGCGGCATCGCCCAGGGCCGGCGGCTGGCCATCACATAGCCCCACTCCCCAAAGCTCGGCACATGCGCGTGATACGGCGTGGCGGTCATGCCCACCGACTCGACCGTCTTCACCACCGTCCAGAAGCTGCGCGGCGCCACCAGTGGCGAGGTCGACTGGATGACCGCATAACCCGATGCGCTCAGGTGCTGGTCGATCAGCGCATAGAAGCTGGCGGTGTAGAGCTTGCCCAGCGCGAAATTGCTGGGGTCGGGGAAGTCGATGATGATGACGTCGTAGGGCTCGTCATGCTGCTCCAGCCAACCGAACGCGTCCGCATTGACGATCGTCAGCTTGGGGCTGAGCAGCGCCTCATGGTTGAGTTGACGCAGCAGTGGCATGGTCGAGAACAACCGTGTCATCTGCGGATCCAGCTCCACCAGCGTGATCTGCTGGACCGACGGATAGCGCAGGACCTCCCGCACGGCCATGCCGTCGCCGCCGCCCAGCACCAGCACCCGACGCGGTGCGCCCTGGGCCGCCATCGCCGGATGCACCAGGGCCTCGTGGTAGCGGTATTCGTCGCGCGAGTGGAATTGCAGGTTGCCGTTGAGGAACAGGCGCGTGCCGCCTTGACCTTGCGTCACCACGATGCGCTGGTAGTTGCTGCTCTCCTTGAACAGGATGTGCTCGCCGTAGAAGCGGTCCTCGGCCCAGGTGCTCAACCGGTCGGCCCCGGCCATGCCCAGCGCCAGGATCAGCACGCTGACCGCGCAGGCCACCGCATGCGAGCGCCAGCCGCGCAGCTCG
The Roseateles amylovorans genome window above contains:
- a CDS encoding molybdopterin molybdotransferase MoeA, whose amino-acid sequence is MLSMDDALQRLLAQVQPSGRTESVVTALALGRVLAEDVLSPLDVPPRDNSAMDGYAMRVADVVGAGTVLPVSQRVAAGAMPQPLQPGTAARIFTGAFVPEGADAVLMQEQCEALKDPAGGLGQVRIQGAVSAGLAIRRRGEDVRLGERVLSAGARLHAAALGLAATAGRAELTVAVRPKVALFSTGDELALPGQPLGHAQIYNSNRTTLHALLLSLGCEVRDLGIVPDSLEATRAALRDAAGDADLILSSGGVSVGEEDHLKPALEREGRLDLWQIAIKPGKPLAFGEVTSTGRRTWYMGLPGNPVSSFITFLLFVRPVLLRMQGATQLAPRGYLLPAEFAWTKADKRREFLRVRVSEQGGLQLFSNQSSGVMSSAAWADGVVDLAPGTVVQPGQVVRFLPFNELF
- a CDS encoding polyamine aminopropyltransferase, whose amino-acid sequence is MSSNASAGDSSLIDDVSALSYEEAAGDGEPNTRASLPEILLLASVFVIAACGLVYELAAGALASYLLGDSVLQFSTIIGTYLFAMGVGSWLSRYIDRQLVAHFLRLELLVGVIGGLMPAALFTVHSVLPPGQLAAFRILLYGLVLLVGALVGLEIPLVMRILKRHFKKRYALKELVSQVLTFDYLGALLVALAFPLLLVPYLGLVRTGLFFGLLNVAVAIWALWLFRAELRGWRSHAVACAVSVLILALGMAGADRLSTWAEDRFYGEHILFKESSNYQRIVVTQGQGGTRLFLNGNLQFHSRDEYRYHEALVHPAMAAQGAPRRVLVLGGGDGMAVREVLRYPSVQQITLVELDPQMTRLFSTMPLLRQLNHEALLSPKLTIVNADAFGWLEQHDEPYDVIIIDFPDPSNFALGKLYTASFYALIDQHLSASGYAVIQSTSPLVAPRSFWTVVKTVESVGMTATPYHAHVPSFGEWGYVMASRRPWAMPRALPAGLRFISLDGFPALMSFPPDMARPEGLEVNRLSNQSLVHEFEREWGKLH
- a CDS encoding MoaD/ThiS family protein: MSITVRYFASLREALGAQEILAHQDGVTLGELRDQLIASSDAHAAVLARGKAVRCALNQKMSSETVSIPDGAEVAFFPPVTGG
- a CDS encoding flavin monoamine oxidase family protein encodes the protein MNRRDCLALGLLPLLSACEGEARPVAQRLADRLAELPGGWVGADAARGHRLRAAPPAWSAVTGTPRRAQVLVLGAGIAGLACARRLRLQGVDVALLDLEDRPGGNSRGHRITNGADQAQGLRCPLGAHYLPTPGPEATEVRALLEDLGLARHELGRWVYDERWLCHSPHERLWWKDHWVDGLLPPAESAQTQDQYRRFAALVEQARHEVGFAMPSTHHGWSAAHQALDAQTFSVWLDSQGLNAPPLRWYLDYCCRDDYGADATQVSAWAGLHYFGSRHGFMSLEERESVLTWPQGNGWLSERLAAPLADSFHGGRTVLRVREERHSVQVMAWNEQTQAAERWEAPQVVMAMPLFIAARLPEQPPAALTEAARLIRYAPWLVANLLLDAPPLERVGAPLSWDNVVFGGEALGYVNANQQTLDPSRGPMVLTAYRALRLDQRSALLTQDWRGWAAQVLADLAPLHADLPERVQRVDLMRYGHAMSIPHPGLRGSVPLEALRTRDHGRLQFAHADLAGYSVFEEAFTQGEVVAARVLGARVLGARR
- the thrC gene encoding threonine synthase, translated to MNYLSTRGDPAARHFSDILLEGLAPDGGLYLPQSYPQIDAATLARWRGLAYADLAYEILSLYIDDIPADDLKALTKRTYTEAVFGTPEITPLKPLEPGLALVALSNGPTLAFKDMAMQLLGQLFEYELKRRGETLNILGATSGDTGSAAEYAMRGKAGIQVFMLSPNGRMSPFQQAQMFSLQEANIHNLALQGVFDDCQDIVKAVSNDLDFKRRHRIGTVNSINWARLLAQVVYYFAAYFQATRTDSERVSFTVPSGNFGNVCAGHVARMMGLPIERLVVATNENDVLDEFFRTGVYRPRGAAQTLETSSPSMDISKASNFERFVFDLLDRDADRVRQLFGEQLATQGYFEITAEERARMSARFGFVSGRSSHADRLATIRLCHQRYGQVIDTHTADGLKVALEQRQAGTPMLVLETALPAKFAATIEEALGLVPPRPAALADLESRPKRVQVMPVSVDLVKQFIVDHV